From Brassica rapa cultivar Chiifu-401-42 chromosome A06, CAAS_Brap_v3.01, whole genome shotgun sequence:
TGCTTTTATTGGGTCTTTACGTGGCGCCTTCTGACCCATGAGATTAAGTGGTTGATAACTGGTGTGCATCTTACGGTTGAGCTTTTGGTGCATCCACCAACACACAATCATTTCGGCTTCCAGACCCAACATATAATGGGCTGGGTAGTGAGCCTTTTAATTATCACAATTAGCCCATCATATAAATGGGCTGGGTAGTGAGCCTTTTAATTATCACAATTGGCCCATCATGTGGAGCACACTCATGGATTAGTTAATTTACGGCATATGATTAGCAGAATAATCGAGAAGCTCGTGCGTTCTGTTTTGAATACATTCAGGTATATACATGTTTAGTCATTCGCGATTAGATAGATAAATAAATCAATTACAGATAGGTAGAGCTTTTTTCATTAGGTAAACACATCACATCTATAAGATGTTTACTCATTCATCCGTTTATGAATGGATTCCCATTTccctacaaaaagaaaaacgaagtTTACATTAAGGAGTCATTATGGAAGTTTTAAGAACGTAGGAACAAATGATATAAAGTGATTGGTATATCTGAATCTTTTGACACCTTCAACCCACAAGCATAACTATAAGAGACTAAGgataatatctatactattaaaagggaatcactcctaaaaaatctacttaaacaaggttgttggaccatttcattagacttaactatttatttggtcttaatttatatttctctaactatataaatactttacataatttaaatgaattcatttattattttctcataatctattatataattgctCGAACAATAAAtccatatgaatatatgatagattattcaaatgtgatcattaccacatatagttctattaatagtataaaattttaatggtttaGTTCCATTTtaataggtatataatttgtattttaaaattttaagtactcATTTGGTCCTTACtttggtttctattttttctatgctcgattatttatgaaattcagcttaattttgagtttttttctcAGTTTGGTACGATTCAGTGCACTCGGGTAAATGTACTCAAACCTATACATTATCtcttatataaaaagaatttatttaatttcaaaaataaacccgcgctttctaagcgcgggtcaaaatctagtaaatgTTTAAGACTCAAATCCTATATAGTTTCTCGagtaaattagctcaatatactgcAAAAGGTGAGATACCATACAATGGGGGGAAATTGGTAATGATGGGGGGGGAAAAAATTAAGGGGAAAAAaagtatggagtgcaaataagGGAGGTTTGGTGGGTAGGGAATACAAATTCTCTAGTTTCTTTTTATATTCAAGAGCATTTACCCATCACAGCAAAATCTATACAGACACTAGATATAAGAGAGCATATAAGTCTTGACCGCACAaaggttataaaaaaaatttcgaattatCATGATATAAGTCTGATCAGAAGGTTCTGAAATGAAGGTCTTTAATTTCTCCAAAACCTAAAACCATAATGCGTAAGATTAGTTTTGTCTCAAACGGCATTGCATTCCTGACATTTGATTTTTGCTTACGGTTATTTTCCAGCTTAGTAATGTCAAATATAAGAAACATAAATTTAACGATTTATTAGTTAACGTTGTGACAATATTCTAAGCAAATAAGAACTACGTATAGCAAACCAGACTTACTAATTTCAATTAGTATAacttattaacaaaaaaaaaggattttaaAGAATGGTAGACATACTTGGCTTTATCACCGAACCATCCGTAAACGGACTTTGCGGTGGAAGATATGGTTTCGACGGCATCTTTGCCGCCGTGTTCATTGAATGCATTGGTGACTCCTGTCAAGGCCGAGTCTATCCTCTGCCCAACCGTCGTCGGCTGTTCCTCCTCAGCCACCACAGAGTTTATCGAAACAAGTAGCATCACGGACAACACCACAGCTACCCATGTTTTCGCCATTCTATCTCCGGCAAACttcgttttaaaaatatattgaaacaaATGAAGGATTCTGAAACTAGAGGTAATAATCGTATTATTTAAGCTGTCTATATAAAGTTAAAAACGATTTTTACGTGTTGTACTTCTTTTGTTGGGTTGTAAATTTAAATGGTCCTTACTTATATATGCCACGGAGAAGAAAACGATAatttagtttggttttattttaaGCTGTAGCGGTCAACCGTTGACGGCGGTTACACCGAAAATAGTAGGTAAGGTGTCTTTTGTTTCATACGAGTTCTAAATTAAGTAACAGTATAACGATTTTCGTAGGCGTTCTTTTGGTCCATATAGAATATGGCGAAATTCGTActcttaattatttataaaatgcaTTTTCTTTTGTCGGACTACTAGCCCTATATATGTATGATGTATCAATATGTAGAGAAGAAGAGTCGCtgtaaatagtttatatttgatcaatcaaacacacaaaaattgaCAAAAGACATAATAATCAATCAATAAAAAACAAACCATCATATCTACATAATCTGATTCATTTGATGTGAAAATaagataaaacaaataaaaaagtagCACAATGAAAAGGTAACGATACAGTGATCAGCAAGCGAATATATTCCTCTGAATCTTTACAAAGCAGTATTGCTTGCTTCACTGGATTCTCATATTCTTCATTAACCTGTCCAAGAAAATCAGTAGAGttatttataaattgaataCTAGTATAGTTTGAGGATTTAATTTATGAAAGTTGTTTTTGTTGATCACCGACTAGTGCAAAATTAGAATCACTTTTgcatattaaaatattgttatatatagGACTACTGTAAAACTAGATACATGCATTGCATCTTATCACACGTTTGTTAGATTCAAAATGGATGACAATGTGCATGTGATGAAGTACGATAAGGATTAGATTTCATGCGACTCATTCCCACTTAACGAGAATGTAAGAAAATAGAAGGGATGGTGCGTGTGGCTGCATGTTTCTTGATATTTTTGCATTTGATGTATTATTATTATAGGATCCaacattaataatataattcgACCACAAAAACTACATATTAGTCAAATAACCGCCAAATTTTGAAACAATGttcactaaatatatatttactaaatcAACAGACGAATGTAGATTCTAAAGATCTGGTCTTAGCCACAATAAATGTAACAAAAAACGACCATAAATTCTAAAAGATCTGTTCTAACACGACAAGAAGACTTTACCTCAAATCAAAATCATTGATGCCTCGTGATTTACTTCCAACATCGATGGTCTTGTATTTGGGCAAAGGGACCAAGTCTTGTTCGATGTTCTCAATATCTTCGACGAGAATGTCGTAGTGACGTTTGACTTCCTCTGCCGATTTACTTCCGACGGCCTTGGCCACGTTTTGCCAACGGTCGGGAGTGTCTTTATCATAAACGGCTAAAGCCCTCTCGAACATCTTATTTTGTTTAGACGTCCAAGACGAGCTCATAGAACTCGAGGCCATTTTGTATTATGAACTTTCTTTAGGggatttttttttggagataTTAAGAGAGAGAAAAGGGATTGATGCTAAGTTACGAATACAAACGAATGCCAAGATAGGCTCCTTATATATGGAGGAAAAGAAAGCTGAGAGATTCCGCAAGTGGTAGTATTTATCCTTTTTCAGGTTAtctatcaaaatattaaataaaaagtataatgtTCTTATGGGTCTACGTTTTTGGGGGTCCATATAAATGGTTCTTTGAAATTATATCCAACTCCACTATATTTTTccctctaaaatagaatttacagtaaaaatattctaatggtactctatttccCATTCTATAATAAagtgaaaataatttaattccAAATATAGAATagcttgttttttgtttgttcatcactctattttctgagttaactcaaactctattataaagttagTCTATtctagaataaaaaatagaacaaacAATTGGAGATGGCATGAGAAAAGATTAGAGAAGTCAATCGTTCATATATAATAGTttctactatttttttaatgtagCAGAAGTCAGTAGATATACTACAGttacaaaatattcaaaaagtaCCCGTCATATTACGTATATGATTATACCAttcacaatattttatttttaaatataactagaaaattaatttaactTCATATAATTACTCATCAaaacttcatttatctgttaacttttttatttaatattccACGATCTGTTGAACTTTATCAATGTCACGACAACTATAGTTGAAAAATGTTA
This genomic window contains:
- the LOC103872755 gene encoding protein RADIALIS-like 5, which gives rise to MASSSMSSSWTSKQNKMFERALAVYDKDTPDRWQNVAKAVGSKSAEEVKRHYDILVEDIENIEQDLVPLPKYKTIDVGSKSRGINDFDLRLMKNMRIQ